A DNA window from Gorilla gorilla gorilla isolate KB3781 chromosome 19, NHGRI_mGorGor1-v2.1_pri, whole genome shotgun sequence contains the following coding sequences:
- the BASP1 gene encoding brain acid soluble protein 1: MGGKLSKKKKGYNVNDEKAKEKDKKAEGAATEEEGTPKESEPQAAAEPAEAKEGKEKPDQDAEGKAEEKEGEKDAAAAKEEAPKAEPEKTEGAAEAKAEPPKAPEQEQAAPGPAAGGEAPKAAEAAAAPAESAAPAAGEEPSKEEGEPKKTEAPAAPAAQETKSDGAPASDSKPGSSEAAPSSKETPAATEAPSSTPKAQGSAASAEEPKPVEAPAANSDQTVAVKE, from the coding sequence ATGGGAGGCAAGCTCAGCAAGAAGAAGAAGGGCTACAATGTGAACGACGAGAAAGCCAAGGAGAAAGACAAGAAGGCTGAGGGCGCGGCGACGGAAGAGGAGGGGACCCCGAAGGAGAGTGAGCCCCAGGCGGCCGCAGAGCCCgccgaggccaaggagggcaaggAGAAGCCCGACCAGGACGCCGAGGGCAAGGCCGAGGAGAAGGAGGGCGAGAAGGACGCGGCGGCTGCCAAGGAGGAGGCCCCGAAGGCGGAGCCCGAGAAGACGGAGGGCGCGGCAGAGGCCAAGGCTGAGCCCCCGAAGGCGCCCGAGCAGGAGCAGGCGGCCCCCGGCCCCGCTGCGGGCGGCGAGGCCCCCAAAGCTGCTGAGGCCGCCGCGGCCCCGGCCGAGAGCGCGGCCCCTGCCGCCGGGGAGGAGCCCAGCAAGGAGGAAGGGGAACCCAAAAAGACTGAGGCACCCGCAGCTCCTGCCGCCCAGGAGACCAAAAGTGACGGGGCCCCAGCTTCAGACTCAAAACCCGGCAGCTCGGAGGCTGCCCCCTCTTCCAAGGAGACCCCCGCAGCCACGGAAGCGCCTAGTTCCACACCCAAGGCCCAGGGCTCCGCAGCCTCCGCAGAAGAGCCCAAGCCGGTGGAGGCCCCGGCAGCTAATTCCGATCAAACCGTAGCCGTGAAAGAGTGA